A region of Planktomarina temperata RCA23 DNA encodes the following proteins:
- the fumC gene encoding class II fumarate hydratase has translation MTTTRVETDSFGPLDVPSDKYWGAQTQRSLINFPIGWEKQPIAIVRALGVIKQGCAMANTALGKLPEDKGKAIQEAASEVAKGLLDDHFPLVVWQTGSGTQSNMNANEVIANRAIEMMGGVIGSKDPVHPNDHCNMGQSSNDTFPTAMHIATAMTARDVTLPGLRALHAALQAKTEEFDGIIKIGRTHTMDATPLTLAQEFSGYTHQVAMAIARVEGALPRIYELAQGGTAVGTGLNTPVGWGEMVAQNMAQITGLPFVTAPNKFEALAAHDAMVEMSGALKTAAVSLFKIANDIRLLGSGPRCGLGELMLPENEPGSSIMPGKVNPTQCEALTQVCAHVLGNDAAVGFAGSQGHFELNVYKPMMAYNVLQSMQLLGDAAQAFTDNCVTGITANRDQIDKLMRESLMLVTALAPEIGYDNATTVAKTAHKNGTTLKQEAIALGFVDEATFDKVVRPELMIGPK, from the coding sequence ATGACCACAACACGCGTAGAGACCGACAGCTTCGGTCCATTAGACGTTCCTTCTGACAAATATTGGGGTGCACAAACCCAAAGATCGCTGATCAACTTTCCGATCGGTTGGGAAAAGCAACCCATCGCAATCGTCCGCGCGCTTGGGGTCATTAAACAGGGCTGCGCCATGGCCAATACGGCCCTTGGCAAACTGCCTGAAGACAAGGGCAAAGCCATCCAAGAGGCGGCAAGCGAAGTCGCGAAGGGCCTGCTTGATGATCACTTTCCGCTGGTGGTGTGGCAAACGGGCTCTGGCACGCAGTCCAACATGAACGCCAATGAGGTGATTGCCAACCGTGCGATTGAAATGATGGGCGGGGTGATTGGCTCGAAAGATCCGGTGCATCCCAATGATCATTGCAATATGGGCCAGTCTTCCAATGACACCTTCCCCACAGCCATGCATATTGCCACAGCCATGACCGCAAGAGATGTGACCCTGCCCGGTCTGCGCGCCTTGCACGCAGCTTTGCAGGCAAAAACCGAAGAGTTTGACGGGATCATCAAGATTGGCCGCACCCATACGATGGACGCCACCCCGCTCACTCTGGCGCAGGAGTTTTCCGGCTACACCCATCAGGTGGCCATGGCCATCGCCCGCGTCGAGGGCGCCCTGCCGCGCATTTATGAGCTGGCGCAGGGCGGCACGGCCGTGGGTACAGGGCTCAACACCCCCGTGGGTTGGGGCGAAATGGTGGCGCAAAACATGGCGCAAATCACCGGTTTGCCCTTTGTCACCGCGCCGAATAAATTCGAAGCCCTCGCCGCGCATGATGCGATGGTTGAGATGTCTGGCGCTCTGAAAACAGCGGCGGTCAGCCTATTTAAGATCGCCAACGACATCCGGTTGCTCGGCTCCGGTCCGCGCTGTGGATTGGGTGAATTGATGTTGCCAGAGAATGAGCCCGGCAGCTCCATCATGCCTGGCAAGGTTAACCCCACCCAATGCGAAGCGCTCACACAGGTCTGCGCCCATGTGCTGGGCAATGATGCGGCGGTGGGTTTTGCCGGCAGTCAAGGCCACTTTGAGCTGAACGTCTACAAGCCGATGATGGCCTATAACGTCTTGCAATCCATGCAATTGCTCGGCGATGCTGCACAGGCCTTTACCGACAATTGCGTCACTGGCATAACAGCGAACCGCGATCAAATTGACAAGTTGATGCGCGAAAGCCTGATGCTTGTCACCGCTTTGGCCCCTGAAATTGGCTATGACAATGCCACCACCGTGGCCAAAACTGCCCATAAAAACGGCACCACCTTGAAGCAAGAGGCCATCGCGCTTGGCTTTGTAGATGAAGCCACTTTTGACAAGGTCGTGCGCCCTGAGTTGATGATCGGACCAAAATGA
- a CDS encoding ribbon-helix-helix domain-containing protein, giving the protein MMQRPKKRSLTLNGHRTSVSLEDEFWLEFLRIAQEQGKAINALAVKIDHARGVEIGLASAIRLFVLAHALGRPFP; this is encoded by the coding sequence ATGATGCAAAGGCCCAAGAAACGCTCCCTCACCCTCAATGGTCACCGCACCAGCGTCTCGCTGGAAGATGAATTTTGGTTGGAGTTTCTGCGAATTGCCCAAGAACAGGGCAAGGCGATCAACGCTTTGGCCGTTAAAATTGACCATGCGCGCGGGGTTGAAATAGGCCTGGCCTCCGCTATCCGCCTGTTTGTGCTGGCTCATGCGCTTGGGCGGCCATTTCCCTAA
- a CDS encoding SspB family protein: MKMIDYGSMMHDAMRGLIKRLLQDIADVGELPGDHHFFITFNTMYAGVLIPDWLLERYPDEMTIVVQHWFDNLNVTDEGFSITLNFGDSPEPLYIPFLALRTFVDPSVEFGLRFEQIEEDAPEAAEAPMHENAEADDEIREEAQVVSLDSFRKQ, from the coding sequence ATGAAAATGATCGACTATGGCAGCATGATGCATGATGCAATGCGCGGTTTAATTAAGCGCTTGTTGCAAGATATTGCTGACGTGGGAGAATTGCCCGGAGATCATCATTTTTTCATCACCTTCAACACGATGTATGCGGGCGTGCTGATCCCTGATTGGCTGCTCGAGCGCTACCCCGACGAAATGACAATCGTGGTGCAACATTGGTTTGATAATCTCAATGTCACCGATGAAGGGTTCTCCATCACCCTGAATTTCGGCGATTCGCCCGAGCCGCTCTACATTCCGTTTTTGGCGCTGCGCACCTTTGTGGACCCTTCCGTTGAATTCGGCCTGCGCTTTGAGCAGATCGAAGAGGATGCGCCGGAAGCCGCAGAGGCGCCGATGCATGAAAATGCCGAGGCTGATGACGAGATTAGAGAAGAAGCGCAGGTTGTCAGCCTAGACAGCTTTCGAAAACAATAG
- a CDS encoding hydantoinase/oxoprolinase N-terminal domain-containing protein: protein MTILLGVDTGGTYTDAVLIRDDTDVIASAKSLTTRADLALGIGSAVRAVLAEADVAPGEIALASLSTTLATNALVEGQGGRVGLVYIGFDARDLDSHGLKEALKGDPVITLSGGHDHAGGQAAPLDEAALRAWLEEDQGVSAYAVAAQFATRNAAHELRAAEVIRQVTGRPVSASHHLSSKLNGPKRALTAVLNARLIGMTHKLIGRAEDILREIGLSAPLMVVRGDGALISSQKAKERPIETILSGPAASIVGARWMTGRDHALVSDIGGTTTDIALLRDGQPQIDPAGAQVGPYRTMVEAVAMRTTGLGGDSEVHFRSEGLAGGVTLGPRRVLPMSLIAREAPEVVLPALDRQLRAVMPGDYDGQFVRAVPGGDTAGLSARDQAVFDRIGPQTHPLDRLLSTRVEYLSIQRLVARGLVQLSGVTPSDASHVLGLLDAWDREAAAIGLALMGRRRTGAGEPLARAPEDMAKIIIDQLTAQTSQALLTAAFAEEIDPYSGAPAELAGHELLRRGLRRAGGLVKIEACLDVAVIGLGASAATYYPAVGEALKCDVILPEHAAVANAIGAVVGRITMRRSGTITAPSEGVFRVHFTAGPQDFHSEDDALLALETWLCDSARAEVEESGSDTVQVSSHRDIKRARSEAREIFIEAVISVEATGRPRVARE from the coding sequence ATGACGATATTATTGGGCGTTGATACGGGCGGCACCTATACAGATGCGGTGCTGATCCGCGACGACACCGATGTGATTGCCAGTGCTAAATCTCTGACCACGCGTGCCGATTTGGCGCTGGGCATTGGCTCTGCGGTGCGGGCCGTATTGGCCGAGGCCGATGTTGCGCCTGGTGAGATTGCCTTGGCCTCTTTGTCGACAACTCTGGCCACCAATGCTCTGGTTGAGGGGCAAGGGGGTCGTGTGGGGTTGGTCTATATCGGATTTGATGCGCGGGATTTGGACAGCCATGGGCTGAAAGAGGCGCTGAAGGGTGATCCGGTGATCACGCTGAGTGGCGGACATGATCATGCGGGCGGGCAGGCCGCTCCTCTGGATGAAGCTGCGCTGCGCGCGTGGTTGGAAGAAGATCAAGGCGTATCGGCCTATGCGGTGGCTGCGCAATTTGCCACGCGCAATGCCGCCCATGAGCTGCGCGCCGCTGAGGTCATTAGGCAGGTTACAGGCCGCCCTGTCAGCGCGTCGCATCACCTATCCTCAAAGCTCAATGGACCCAAACGGGCGTTGACGGCAGTGTTGAATGCCCGATTGATCGGGATGACCCATAAGCTCATTGGTCGGGCCGAGGATATTTTGCGCGAAATTGGCCTCTCCGCACCTCTGATGGTCGTGCGCGGCGACGGAGCTTTGATCTCTTCGCAAAAGGCCAAGGAGCGGCCCATTGAAACCATTCTGAGCGGTCCTGCCGCTTCCATTGTGGGCGCCCGTTGGATGACGGGACGCGATCATGCTTTGGTGTCTGATATTGGCGGGACCACGACGGATATCGCCCTGTTGCGTGATGGACAGCCGCAGATTGACCCGGCTGGGGCGCAGGTTGGCCCCTATCGCACGATGGTCGAGGCGGTGGCCATGCGCACAACTGGTTTGGGTGGGGACAGTGAGGTGCATTTTCGCTCTGAGGGTCTTGCGGGCGGGGTCACCTTGGGCCCGCGCCGGGTCTTGCCGATGTCATTGATCGCCCGAGAGGCGCCAGAGGTGGTATTGCCCGCCCTTGATCGGCAGCTGCGCGCGGTCATGCCCGGCGACTATGATGGGCAATTCGTGCGCGCGGTGCCAGGCGGCGACACCGCCGGTCTCAGCGCCCGTGATCAGGCCGTATTTGACCGCATAGGCCCGCAGACCCATCCTCTGGACCGGCTTTTGTCCACGCGGGTCGAATACCTGTCTATTCAACGCCTGGTGGCGCGTGGCTTGGTGCAGCTCTCCGGTGTCACCCCCTCCGATGCCAGCCATGTCTTGGGGCTATTAGACGCTTGGGACCGTGAGGCGGCGGCGATTGGTCTGGCTTTGATGGGGCGCAGGCGCACGGGAGCCGGCGAGCCTTTGGCGCGGGCGCCCGAGGATATGGCGAAAATCATTATTGATCAACTCACCGCTCAAACCTCTCAAGCCCTGCTCACGGCGGCCTTTGCGGAGGAGATCGACCCCTATAGCGGCGCGCCGGCGGAATTGGCCGGCCATGAGCTGCTGCGGCGCGGATTGCGGCGCGCGGGGGGATTGGTGAAGATCGAAGCCTGTCTGGATGTGGCTGTGATCGGGCTTGGGGCTTCGGCGGCCACCTATTACCCGGCAGTGGGCGAGGCGCTGAAGTGCGATGTTATTTTGCCCGAGCATGCCGCCGTGGCCAATGCCATTGGCGCCGTCGTTGGACGCATCACGATGCGGCGCTCCGGCACAATCACGGCGCCGTCCGAAGGAGTCTTTCGGGTGCATTTTACCGCGGGACCGCAGGATTTTCATAGCGAGGATGACGCCTTGCTGGCGCTGGAGACTTGGCTATGTGACAGCGCGCGCGCCGAGGTGGAGGAGAGCGGCAGCGACACTGTACAGGTCTCAAGCCATCGTGATATCAAACGGGCGCGCAGCGAGGCGCGTGAGATATTTATTGAGGCCGTGATTTCAGTCGAAGCAACCGGTCGGCCCCGCGTTGCGCGGGAGTAG
- the chrA gene encoding chromate efflux transporter, whose product MQNQATSQVSLTQFTSVAAKIGLLSFGGPAAQIALMQDEVVDKRGWVSQQDFLRALSFCMLLPGPEAMQLATYLGWRLHGLRGGFIGGTLFILPGACVIFALAWAYVNFGHTGWSQAAFTGIKACVIVIVLQALLKICTRALIEPMAWAIAASSFCAIALFGLPYPWVVLGAALWGVAALPVAAEPKNHTPPLQQSTLAASSLIAALWALPIAILWSMKEVFLTKVALLFSTLAVVTFGGAYAVLGYLGQTAVTDLNWLTAPQMIDALGLAETTPGPLILVTQFVGFLAGFQAGGLALAFMAGLLTLWVTFLPCFLWIFLFAPHLERLMSIAWLARALAGITAAVVGVIASLSIWFAGQIWFASHRGWTLGPLDLSLPDPGSLDPLSLSFSALAALLLLWRKWDILWTLPLMALLSVGVSTF is encoded by the coding sequence GTGCAAAATCAGGCCACATCCCAGGTCTCTTTGACGCAATTCACTTCCGTTGCGGCAAAAATTGGGCTGCTCTCTTTTGGGGGCCCTGCGGCGCAAATCGCCTTGATGCAAGATGAGGTGGTCGACAAACGCGGGTGGGTGTCACAGCAAGATTTCCTCAGAGCGCTGTCATTTTGCATGTTGCTGCCCGGCCCGGAGGCGATGCAATTGGCCACCTACCTTGGCTGGCGGCTGCATGGGCTGCGGGGCGGATTTATCGGCGGAACCTTGTTCATCCTTCCCGGCGCCTGTGTGATTTTTGCTTTGGCTTGGGCTTACGTCAACTTTGGACATACGGGCTGGAGCCAGGCCGCATTCACCGGGATCAAAGCCTGCGTCATCGTCATCGTGCTACAAGCCTTGCTCAAAATTTGCACCCGGGCTTTGATCGAGCCCATGGCCTGGGCGATTGCCGCCAGCAGCTTTTGCGCCATTGCGCTGTTCGGTCTGCCCTATCCTTGGGTGGTTTTGGGGGCGGCGCTTTGGGGCGTGGCAGCCCTGCCCGTAGCCGCAGAGCCGAAAAACCATACCCCGCCCCTCCAGCAAAGCACTCTGGCCGCTTCCAGCCTCATTGCCGCGCTCTGGGCGCTGCCGATTGCAATTCTTTGGAGCATGAAAGAGGTGTTTTTGACCAAAGTCGCCCTGCTTTTTTCAACCTTGGCGGTGGTCACCTTTGGCGGAGCCTATGCGGTTTTGGGATATCTTGGGCAAACCGCCGTGACTGATTTGAACTGGCTGACAGCGCCGCAGATGATCGACGCCTTGGGGTTGGCGGAAACCACGCCCGGTCCACTCATCCTCGTCACGCAATTCGTGGGCTTTCTGGCTGGGTTTCAAGCTGGAGGGCTCGCCCTCGCGTTCATGGCCGGCCTGCTAACGCTTTGGGTGACTTTCCTTCCGTGCTTTTTATGGATTTTCCTCTTTGCCCCCCATCTGGAACGGCTGATGTCCATCGCATGGTTGGCGCGTGCCCTCGCTGGGATCACGGCTGCGGTGGTTGGGGTGATTGCCAGTCTTTCCATATGGTTTGCCGGGCAAATCTGGTTTGCCAGCCATAGGGGTTGGACCCTTGGCCCGCTAGATCTGTCCCTGCCTGATCCGGGCTCGTTGGACCCGCTGTCCCTCAGCTTTTCCGCCCTCGCAGCCCTGCTTTTGCTGTGGCGGAAGTGGGATATTCTGTGGACTTTGCCCCTTATGGCGCTTTTATCCGTCGGGGTTTCCACCTTTTAG
- the acuI gene encoding acryloyl-CoA reductase, producing MFNALVVEKTETGTQADLRQISYDDLPAGDVTVAVDYSTVNYKDGLCIGPGGGLVRVYPHVPGIDFAGTVESSDDPRYRPGDKVILTGWRVGEVHWGGYAQKARVKADFLVPLPHGLTTRQAMAVGTAGLTAMLAVMALENHGLEPGKAPVLVTGAAGGVGSVATALLANLGYEVAAVTGRPETADYLTALGATQIVARSEINEVTKRPLEAERWAGCVDAVGGDMLARVLGQMCYGASVAAVGLAGGASLPATVIPFLLRGVNLLGIDSVMQPFENRQKAWARIAKDLPLSKLEGMIVPAVLSDLPRLGKDILKGQVQGRVVVDVNA from the coding sequence ATGTTTAACGCCTTAGTTGTTGAGAAAACGGAAACCGGCACCCAAGCCGATCTGCGGCAAATCTCATATGACGATTTACCCGCGGGCGATGTGACTGTGGCGGTTGACTATTCTACCGTGAATTACAAAGACGGTCTGTGCATCGGTCCGGGCGGTGGTTTGGTCCGCGTTTATCCGCATGTGCCAGGAATTGATTTTGCAGGCACTGTCGAAAGCTCCGATGATCCGCGCTATCGTCCGGGGGATAAAGTCATTCTGACCGGCTGGCGCGTTGGCGAGGTCCATTGGGGCGGCTATGCGCAAAAGGCGCGGGTCAAGGCAGATTTCCTTGTACCTCTGCCGCACGGGTTGACGACCCGCCAGGCTATGGCTGTGGGCACTGCTGGCCTTACGGCCATGTTGGCCGTTATGGCGCTTGAAAATCACGGGCTTGAGCCGGGCAAGGCGCCTGTTTTGGTCACCGGTGCGGCGGGCGGTGTGGGCTCGGTTGCCACCGCGCTTTTGGCCAATTTGGGCTATGAGGTGGCTGCGGTCACGGGCCGTCCTGAGACAGCAGATTATCTTACCGCCCTAGGGGCAACGCAGATTGTCGCGCGCAGTGAAATCAACGAGGTGACCAAACGGCCCCTTGAAGCGGAGCGCTGGGCGGGCTGTGTTGATGCGGTGGGCGGCGACATGCTGGCGCGGGTCTTGGGGCAAATGTGCTATGGCGCTTCTGTGGCGGCTGTGGGCCTGGCGGGCGGGGCAAGCCTGCCGGCGACGGTCATTCCCTTTCTGCTGCGGGGAGTGAACCTCTTGGGCATCGACAGCGTGATGCAACCTTTTGAAAATCGGCAAAAGGCTTGGGCAAGGATCGCAAAAGATCTGCCACTCTCTAAGCTTGAAGGCATGATTGTTCCGGCGGTTCTGTCTGATCTGCCGCGCTTGGGTAAAGACATTCTCAAAGGCCAAGTGCAGGGCCGCGTTGTGGTTGACGTGAACGCCTAA
- a CDS encoding AMP-binding protein, whose amino-acid sequence MSARDRRHDYRIKDGLFPRDSPVRVPEFFNIAEACLMSHARAFPQAVALMDLSRDARMWTYAEMAQAAERLAAVWQGEGVRPGDRVAILLPQCAEALIAHFAAHLIGAVSLPLFVLFGPEALRFRLKDSGAKILVSDHAQYPKICEIAPDLPDLDQVYLREGTSGQADGLWSAIEAQDAAYRPIQTLAEDPAMMIYTSGTTGNPKGVLHAHRFLLGHLPCLELSFADFPNGADVGWTPADWAWIGGLMDMAIPCFYFRVPLVAKRFERFTADAAFDLIRDAQITRAFLPPTALKMMRQAEVPASARLRSISSGGEPLSADLIEWAKAALGAEVNELYGQTECNLSAGSARSWDVAQEGWIGQAFPGFDMRILDERGRAVEVGQIGQICVHRDTPSMFLRYWNQPEKTAERFLGAYLVTGDMGRMDAQGYVQFMARDDDVITSSGYRIGPTEIEAVLARAPQVVMAAVVAAPDATRGHVIGAYVTVNGLLEPGFEAGLIAQVAAQLSPHMAPKWVRVLEAMPMTATGKIRRLDLREMAAQAHEPAQTGG is encoded by the coding sequence ATGAGTGCCCGTGATCGGCGCCACGACTACCGGATCAAAGATGGTCTTTTCCCTCGCGATAGCCCTGTGCGCGTGCCTGAGTTTTTCAATATTGCTGAGGCCTGCTTAATGAGCCATGCGCGCGCGTTTCCTCAGGCTGTGGCTTTGATGGATTTGAGCCGCGATGCGCGGATGTGGACCTATGCGGAGATGGCGCAGGCGGCGGAGCGATTGGCGGCGGTTTGGCAAGGCGAGGGGGTGCGGCCAGGCGACCGGGTGGCGATTTTATTGCCGCAATGCGCCGAGGCTTTGATTGCGCATTTTGCAGCGCATTTGATTGGCGCGGTGTCCTTGCCGCTTTTTGTTCTGTTTGGCCCGGAGGCTTTGCGCTTTCGTCTGAAGGACAGCGGTGCAAAAATCCTCGTCAGTGATCACGCGCAATACCCAAAAATTTGCGAAATTGCGCCTGATCTTCCTGATTTGGATCAGGTTTACCTGCGTGAGGGGACCAGCGGGCAGGCAGATGGGCTTTGGAGTGCAATTGAAGCGCAGGATGCCGCCTACCGGCCGATACAGACCTTGGCGGAAGACCCTGCCATGATGATCTATACCTCTGGCACGACCGGAAATCCAAAAGGTGTTTTGCATGCACATCGGTTTCTTTTGGGCCACTTGCCCTGTTTGGAGCTGTCATTTGCGGATTTTCCCAATGGGGCAGATGTGGGTTGGACCCCGGCGGATTGGGCTTGGATTGGGGGCTTGATGGATATGGCGATCCCATGCTTCTATTTCCGCGTGCCGCTCGTGGCCAAACGCTTCGAGCGCTTCACCGCCGATGCGGCCTTTGATCTGATCCGTGATGCTCAGATTACCCGGGCGTTTCTGCCGCCCACGGCTTTGAAAATGATGCGCCAAGCCGAAGTGCCCGCCAGCGCGCGGTTGCGATCCATTTCATCGGGGGGCGAGCCGCTCTCTGCCGATCTTATAGAGTGGGCGAAGGCGGCATTGGGCGCAGAGGTGAATGAGCTTTATGGTCAAACGGAGTGCAACCTCAGCGCCGGATCGGCCCGCAGCTGGGATGTTGCGCAGGAGGGATGGATCGGCCAGGCCTTCCCGGGGTTCGACATGCGCATTTTAGATGAGCGGGGCCGGGCCGTTGAAGTGGGGCAGATTGGGCAAATCTGCGTGCATCGTGACACGCCGAGCATGTTTTTGCGCTATTGGAACCAACCGGAAAAAACCGCTGAGCGGTTTTTGGGCGCCTATCTGGTGACGGGTGATATGGGGCGTATGGATGCGCAGGGCTATGTGCAATTCATGGCCCGTGATGATGATGTCATCACGTCAAGCGGGTATCGGATTGGCCCCACAGAGATTGAGGCTGTATTGGCACGCGCGCCGCAAGTGGTCATGGCCGCAGTTGTGGCCGCGCCCGATGCGACACGGGGCCATGTGATTGGTGCCTATGTTACAGTCAATGGGCTGCTGGAGCCGGGTTTCGAAGCGGGTTTGATTGCGCAAGTGGCGGCGCAATTGTCGCCGCATATGGCGCCGAAATGGGTGCGGGTCTTGGAGGCGATGCCCATGACCGCCACCGGCAAAATTCGCCGCCTTGATCTTAGGGAAATGGCCGCCCAAGCGCATGAGCCAGCACAAACAGGCGGATAG
- a CDS encoding aminotransferase class V-fold PLP-dependent enzyme — MQLDLEFIRQNFPAFDVPSLQGQSFFENAGGSYTCVQVQDRLARFYRERKVQPYAPYEASRLGGEEMDEARSRLAAMLGVQSDELTFGPSTTQNTYVLAQAVGQWLEPGQSIIVTNQDHEANSGPWRRLAERGVEVKEWAIDPQTGLLDPQDLQALLDPSVRMVCFPHCSNVIAAVNPVAEITAMIRAAGAYSCVDGVSYAPHGFVNVSELGADIYLFSAYKTYGPHQGLMVIRRDLGMRLPNQGHYFNEGSLYKRFTPAGPDHAQVAACAGMADYMDAVYAHHFSVEATAAQRAAKVHDLFRDHEARLAQPILDYLSAKNSVHLLGPAEAQNRAPTIAVQLSMPGEVAAEKLAPFGVMAGGGDFYAVRPLSALGIAPEHGVLRLSFVHYTGPDDVDRLLNALDHVL; from the coding sequence ATGCAGCTTGATCTAGAGTTTATCCGTCAAAATTTCCCGGCCTTCGACGTGCCGTCTTTACAGGGGCAATCATTTTTCGAAAATGCTGGGGGCTCTTACACTTGCGTGCAAGTTCAGGATCGTCTGGCCCGCTTCTACCGGGAGCGTAAAGTACAACCCTATGCGCCTTATGAGGCGTCGCGTTTGGGCGGGGAAGAAATGGACGAGGCCCGCTCTCGCCTGGCCGCTATGCTGGGGGTGCAGAGTGATGAGCTGACCTTTGGGCCCTCCACCACCCAAAATACCTATGTTTTGGCGCAAGCGGTCGGGCAATGGCTGGAACCGGGGCAGTCCATCATTGTCACCAATCAAGACCATGAGGCCAATTCGGGCCCTTGGCGGCGCTTGGCCGAACGTGGGGTTGAAGTGAAAGAATGGGCCATTGATCCGCAAACCGGTCTGCTGGATCCACAAGATTTGCAGGCTCTGCTGGACCCATCTGTGCGGATGGTGTGCTTTCCGCATTGCTCCAATGTAATCGCGGCGGTCAACCCCGTGGCGGAAATCACCGCGATGATCCGTGCGGCAGGTGCTTACTCTTGTGTTGATGGCGTGAGTTACGCGCCGCATGGCTTTGTGAATGTGTCGGAGTTAGGCGCGGATATCTACCTGTTTTCCGCCTATAAAACCTATGGGCCGCATCAAGGGCTGATGGTGATCCGGCGTGATCTTGGAATGCGCCTTCCCAATCAAGGGCATTATTTTAACGAAGGCAGCCTGTATAAGCGTTTTACACCCGCCGGTCCCGATCATGCTCAGGTGGCGGCCTGCGCGGGCATGGCCGATTATATGGATGCGGTCTATGCTCACCACTTTTCAGTGGAGGCCACAGCTGCACAGCGGGCTGCAAAGGTGCATGATCTGTTTAGAGATCATGAGGCACGTTTGGCTCAACCTATTTTAGACTATCTGAGCGCTAAAAATTCCGTACATTTGCTTGGCCCGGCTGAGGCTCAAAATCGCGCGCCAACCATTGCCGTGCAACTCTCTATGCCGGGTGAGGTGGCGGCCGAGAAGCTGGCCCCTTTCGGCGTTATGGCGGGGGGTGGTGATTTTTACGCGGTGCGCCCCTTGTCAGCGCTTGGCATTGCGCCAGAGCACGGGGTGCTGCGCCTGTCATTTGTGCATTATACCGGTCCCGATGATGTTGACCGGCTGTTAAATGCCCTAGATCACGTTCTATAG
- a CDS encoding DUF4169 family protein produces MSAPVNLNRFRKATARAEKSTRAVENSVKFGRSKAQKRLQETKNAAQVQHLDQHKRDP; encoded by the coding sequence ATGAGCGCGCCGGTCAATCTCAACAGGTTTCGAAAAGCCACAGCGCGGGCCGAAAAATCGACCCGCGCGGTGGAAAACTCTGTGAAGTTTGGCCGCAGCAAAGCCCAAAAACGCCTGCAAGAAACTAAAAACGCAGCACAGGTGCAACATTTGGATCAACACAAGCGTGATCCATGA